A single genomic interval of Coregonus clupeaformis isolate EN_2021a chromosome 36, ASM2061545v1, whole genome shotgun sequence harbors:
- the capn3b gene encoding calpain-3b isoform X3 gives MVGSQQHLQKDFFLYNASKAKCKSYINLREVSERFCLPPGEYVIIPSTFEPHEEGEFILRVFSEKNSTSEETENTIRSDQIEQGKNRTKKGKPIVFVSDRAKANKEIEQDDIEVEKEQKEKVKPKPQQPDEESGEHKMFRAIYQQIAGEDMQICANELKVVMKRVLEKHNDMKTDGLSLESCRSMIALMDTDGTGKLNLQEFKHLWSKIKAWQLIFKKYDKDKSSTISSFEMRNAVNDAGFRLNNQLYDIITMRYADEHLNIDFDSFICCFVRLEGMFRTFHAFDRDGDGIIKLNVLEWLQLTMYA, from the exons ATGGTTGGGAGCCAGCAGCACCTGCAGAAAGACTTCTTCCTTTACAATGCCTCCAAGGCCAAATGCAAGTCCTACATCAACCTGCGTGAGGTGAGCGAGCGATTCTGCCTGCCCCCTGGGGAGTACGTGATCATCCCTTCGACCTTTGAACCCCACGAGGAGGGAGAGTTCATCCTCAGAGTCTTCTCCGAGAAGAACAGCACCTCAGA gGAAACCGAAAACACAATTAGGTCAGACCAAATAGAG CAAGGCAAAAACAGGACAAAGAAAGGAAAG CCCATCGTGTTTGTATCAGACAGAGCGAAGGCCAACAAGGAGATTGAGCAAGATGACATCGAGGTTGAGAAGGAGCAGAAAGAGAAAGTCAAG CCAAAACCACAGCAACCGGATGAGGAGAGCGGAGAACACAAAATGTTCAGGGCCATTTACCAGCAGATTGCTGGGGAG GACATGCAGATCTGTGCCAACGAGCTCAAGGTGGTCATGAAAAGGGTACTGGAAAAAC ATAATGACATGAAGACGGACGGCTTGAGCTTAGAGAGTTGCCGGAGCATGATCGCTTTGATGGAC ACGGACGGCACAGGAAAACTGAACCTGCAGGAGTTCAAACACCTGTGGAGTAAGATCAAAGCGTGGCAG CTGATCTTCAAGAAGTATGACAAGGACAAATCCAGCACCATCAGCAGCTTTGAGATGAGGAACGCAGTCAATGACGCAG GGTTCCGTCTAAACAACCAGCTGTATGACATCATCACCATGCGCTACGCTGACGAGCACCTCAACATCGACTTTGACAGCTTCATCTGCTGCTTCGTCAGGCTAGAGGGCATGTTCA GGACGTTCCATGCCTTTGACAGAGACGGAGACGGTATAATCAAGCTCAACGTCCTCGAG TGGCTCCAGTTGACCATGTATGCTTAG